From a single Miscanthus floridulus cultivar M001 chromosome 8, ASM1932011v1, whole genome shotgun sequence genomic region:
- the LOC136471442 gene encoding uncharacterized protein isoform X2 → MQIDEVAEKAIPVNTFGSGKNTNITYEFYNPSAVSRQLAFGQLPIKLCFADVIKPRETITCGTDWNKVVQLSPDADTTDVDISTWTPISFITESYKQWWREWKEQLFATSAHTYRHMIDSEYAIPDDAVNHPAPSVSKSGKPFNLRPISPTSPIGYNAPTLAALTHQKIRTKTITSKSKLAISRATPSAAATTLVKAFKGVRAATGSSSAIPPISSTTPSEQQLGTSANVPDAQASQPTSVDAPQPIVADVQAKRKASTDTEAQPKRQRSMPIPTSAPMSSVIIPQEPTTDEVTEDIPSASSADPHDILQVASSSQAQEIALKQEQDSPNSLFSFAIDISDDDGEETSSSLALGTISAETKSKLETLLNLLQQSTAQLVDDSDPAKAIFKTIRGQVPADVEEILFPAAHLESRQLQYQRAAQRIADRAAQAQLKGEMLQLKQIADEKHKGIVNLQTSGAALKQKILDLSARKAALLAELKEIDAALTHAQQEESQLPNAVKALQQERDIQARKALAMKKKLKPVEGAADDDIKEMEEADQIRLRAILAIQSLLNV, encoded by the exons ggcaattccagtaaacacattcggcagcgggaaaaacaccaacattacatatgaattttacaacccatcggcagtatcccgccaattggcttttgggcaactgccaatcaaactctgctttgccgatgtgatcaaacccagggaaacaatcacctgcggaacagactggaacaaggtagtacaactttctcctgatgccgataccacagatgttgatatatccacctggacaccaatatctttcatcaccgagtcatacaagcaatggtggcgagagtggaaagagcaactgttcgcgacttctgctcacacatatcggcacatgatcgattctgaatatgccatccctgacgacgcg gttaaccacccagcaccatcggtgagcaaaagtgggaaacccttcaacctccggcctatttccccaacatcgccgatcggctacaacgctcccaccttagccgctttgacccaccagaagattcgtaccaagaccatcacttctaagtccaaattggctatatccagggctactccatcggccgctgctacaaccttggtcaaagcctttaag ggggtaagagctgctactggatcatcatcggcaattccgccgatatcaagcaccactccttcagag caacaattgggtacatcggcaaacgtaccagatgcccaagcttcacaaccaacaagtgtcgatgccccccagccaatcgttgccgatgtccaagcaaagcgcaaagcttcaacagatactgaagcacagccaaaacgacaaaggtctatgccgatccctacatctgccccaatgtcatcggtcatcatacctcaagagcctaccaccgatgaagtcacagaggatatcccatcggcaagctcagccgatccacacgacatactccaggttgcttcctccagtcaagcacaggaaattgccttgaaacag gaacaagattccccgaacagcctattttcctttgccattgacatttctgacgacgatggagaggaaacaagttcttcccttgcactgggaacaatatcggcagaaactaaatccaagttggaaaccctcctgaacttgctacagcaaagtaccgcccaactggtagatgactcggaccccgcaaaggcaatcttcaaaacaattcgtggccaggtccctgccgatgttgaagaaatactcttcccagcagctcacttagaaagccgtcaactgcaatatcaacgggctgctcagcgcattgccgatagagcagctcaagctcaacttaaaggagagatgctacaactgaaacaaatcgctgatgagaagcacaagggcatcgtcaacttgcagacttcgggtgctgcacttaagcagaaaatcttggatctatcggcaaggaaggcagctctattggctgaattgaaagaaattgatgcagccttaactcatgctcaacaagaagaaagccagctacccaatgccgtcaaagcccttcagcaagaaagagatatccaagctcgcaaagctttagccatgaagaagaaactcaagcctgtggagggtgctgccgatgacgatatcaaagaaatggaagaagccgaccagattcgc
- the LOC136471442 gene encoding uncharacterized protein isoform X3: MQIDEVAEKETITCGTDWNKVVQLSPDADTTDVDISTWTPISFITESYKQWWREWKEQLFATSAHTYRHMIDSEYAIPDDAVNHPAPSVSKSGKPFNLRPISPTSPIGYNAPTLAALTHQKIRTKTITSKSKLAISRATPSAAATTLVKAFKGVRAATGSSSAIPPISSTTPSEQQLGTSANVPDAQASQPTSVDAPQPIVADVQAKRKASTDTEAQPKRQRSMPIPTSAPMSSVIIPQEPTTDEVTEDIPSASSADPHDILQVASSSQAQEIALKQEQDSPNSLFSFAIDISDDDGEETSSSLALGTISAETKSKLETLLNLLQQSTAQLVDDSDPAKAIFKTIRGQVPADVEEILFPAAHLESRQLQYQRAAQRIADRAAQAQLKGEMLQLKQIADEKHKGIVNLQTSGAALKQKILDLSARKAALLAELKEIDAALTHAQQEESQLPNAVKALQQERDIQARKALAMKKKLKPVEGAADDDIKEMEEADQIRLRAILAIQSLLNV; this comes from the exons ggaaacaatcacctgcggaacagactggaacaaggtagtacaactttctcctgatgccgataccacagatgttgatatatccacctggacaccaatatctttcatcaccgagtcatacaagcaatggtggcgagagtggaaagagcaactgttcgcgacttctgctcacacatatcggcacatgatcgattctgaatatgccatccctgacgacgcg gttaaccacccagcaccatcggtgagcaaaagtgggaaacccttcaacctccggcctatttccccaacatcgccgatcggctacaacgctcccaccttagccgctttgacccaccagaagattcgtaccaagaccatcacttctaagtccaaattggctatatccagggctactccatcggccgctgctacaaccttggtcaaagcctttaag ggggtaagagctgctactggatcatcatcggcaattccgccgatatcaagcaccactccttcagag caacaattgggtacatcggcaaacgtaccagatgcccaagcttcacaaccaacaagtgtcgatgccccccagccaatcgttgccgatgtccaagcaaagcgcaaagcttcaacagatactgaagcacagccaaaacgacaaaggtctatgccgatccctacatctgccccaatgtcatcggtcatcatacctcaagagcctaccaccgatgaagtcacagaggatatcccatcggcaagctcagccgatccacacgacatactccaggttgcttcctccagtcaagcacaggaaattgccttgaaacag gaacaagattccccgaacagcctattttcctttgccattgacatttctgacgacgatggagaggaaacaagttcttcccttgcactgggaacaatatcggcagaaactaaatccaagttggaaaccctcctgaacttgctacagcaaagtaccgcccaactggtagatgactcggaccccgcaaaggcaatcttcaaaacaattcgtggccaggtccctgccgatgttgaagaaatactcttcccagcagctcacttagaaagccgtcaactgcaatatcaacgggctgctcagcgcattgccgatagagcagctcaagctcaacttaaaggagagatgctacaactgaaacaaatcgctgatgagaagcacaagggcatcgtcaacttgcagacttcgggtgctgcacttaagcagaaaatcttggatctatcggcaaggaaggcagctctattggctgaattgaaagaaattgatgcagccttaactcatgctcaacaagaagaaagccagctacccaatgccgtcaaagcccttcagcaagaaagagatatccaagctcgcaaagctttagccatgaagaagaaactcaagcctgtggagggtgctgccgatgacgatatcaaagaaatggaagaagccgaccagattcgc